One window of Streptococcus suis genomic DNA carries:
- a CDS encoding ABC transporter substrate-binding protein: MKLVKKLTSVTLVGAGLLALAACSSGLEEKSTEGAVKVGVLQYMEHESLTAAREGFVAELADNGYKEGDKLVLDYQNAQGDQANLQTISEQLIDGNDLVLAIATPAAQSLATVSTETPILFTAVTDPISADLVESLEKPGGLLTGTSDQAPIDKQVELLGQAVPDAKTVGILYTTSERNSEVQVEQAEKLLKEAGYKVVLKGITSSNEVQDATTSLMKDVDAVFVPTDNTVAATMSMIGELSAEHKVPVIGGSTDMVDQGGLLTYGTNYEALGRQTAKMAIKIIEGEKVTEVPVEYPEAVNLHVNEEMAQKLGINTSKLSVSE; the protein is encoded by the coding sequence ATGAAATTAGTAAAAAAATTGACAAGTGTAACCTTGGTGGGTGCAGGCTTGTTGGCTTTGGCAGCTTGTTCATCTGGCTTGGAGGAAAAATCGACAGAAGGTGCCGTTAAGGTTGGTGTCCTTCAGTACATGGAACATGAATCTTTGACGGCGGCACGCGAAGGATTTGTAGCAGAACTGGCTGATAATGGCTACAAAGAGGGTGACAAATTGGTCTTGGATTACCAAAATGCTCAGGGTGATCAGGCCAACTTGCAAACTATTTCAGAGCAATTGATTGACGGTAATGACCTTGTCTTGGCCATTGCAACACCGGCAGCGCAAAGTTTGGCAACGGTATCGACTGAAACACCGATTTTATTTACTGCGGTGACGGATCCGATTTCAGCAGACTTGGTGGAAAGCCTTGAAAAGCCGGGTGGCTTGTTGACAGGTACTTCTGATCAGGCTCCAATTGATAAACAGGTTGAATTGTTGGGCCAAGCAGTTCCCGATGCTAAAACAGTCGGTATTCTGTATACGACGAGCGAACGCAATTCGGAAGTCCAAGTAGAACAAGCTGAGAAATTGCTCAAGGAGGCTGGCTACAAGGTTGTACTGAAAGGAATTACCAGCTCCAACGAAGTACAAGATGCGACAACGAGCTTGATGAAGGATGTGGATGCTGTATTTGTGCCAACGGACAATACTGTTGCTGCGACCATGTCTATGATTGGTGAATTGTCAGCTGAACACAAGGTTCCAGTTATCGGTGGTTCAACAGACATGGTTGACCAAGGTGGTCTTTTGACATACGGTACCAACTATGAGGCGCTTGGACGTCAGACAGCCAAAATGGCCATTAAGATTATCGAAGGCGAGAAAGTTACCGAGGTTCCTGTAGAATATCCAGAAGCGGTCAATCTTCATGTCAATGAAGAAATGGCGCAAAAACTGGGAATTAACACCTCAAAACTATCCGTTTCTGAGTAA
- the obgE gene encoding GTPase ObgE produces MSMFLDTAKIKVKAGKGGDGMVAFRREKYVPNGGPWGGDGGHGGHVIFKVDEGLRTLMDFRYNRIFKADAGEKGMTKGMHGRGAEDLIVRVPQGTTVRDAETGKVITDLVEHGQEFVIAHGGRGGRGNIRFATPKNPAPEIAENGEPGEECNLELELKVLADVGLVGFPSVGKSTLLSVITAAKPKIGAYHFTTIVPNLGMVRTKSGESFAVADLPGLIEGASQGVGLGTQFLRHIERTRVILHVLDMSASEGRDPYEDYVAINNELETYNLRLMERPQIIVANKMDMPDAEENLKEFKKKLVANYDEFDELPQIFPISGIAHQGLENLLEATAELLEKTPEFLLYEDSDFQEEEAYYGFNPDEPEFDISRADDASWILSGDKLEKLFTMTNFDRDESVMKFARQLRGMGVDEALRARGAKDGDTVRIGKFEFEFVD; encoded by the coding sequence ATGAGTATGTTTTTAGATACTGCCAAGATTAAGGTCAAGGCAGGTAAGGGTGGCGACGGGATGGTTGCCTTCCGTCGTGAAAAATACGTTCCCAACGGCGGTCCGTGGGGTGGTGACGGTGGTCATGGCGGTCACGTTATTTTCAAGGTAGACGAAGGCTTGCGTACCCTCATGGATTTTCGTTACAACCGCATTTTCAAGGCGGATGCCGGTGAAAAAGGTATGACCAAGGGCATGCACGGTCGTGGTGCGGAAGATTTGATTGTGCGCGTGCCGCAGGGAACAACCGTTCGTGATGCGGAGACTGGCAAGGTTATCACCGACTTGGTGGAGCACGGTCAGGAGTTCGTCATTGCCCACGGTGGTCGTGGTGGCCGTGGAAATATCCGCTTTGCCACGCCGAAAAATCCTGCGCCTGAAATTGCTGAGAATGGTGAACCAGGTGAGGAATGCAATCTGGAATTAGAACTAAAAGTTCTGGCGGACGTTGGTCTGGTTGGTTTCCCATCTGTTGGGAAATCCACTCTCCTCAGCGTTATTACAGCTGCCAAGCCAAAAATTGGTGCCTACCATTTTACAACCATTGTACCGAATTTGGGAATGGTGCGAACTAAATCAGGCGAATCCTTTGCGGTTGCCGATCTGCCAGGCTTGATTGAGGGAGCTAGTCAAGGTGTCGGCCTGGGAACGCAATTCCTACGTCATATTGAACGGACGCGTGTTATCTTGCACGTTTTGGACATGTCAGCCAGCGAAGGCCGTGATCCCTATGAGGACTATGTGGCCATTAACAATGAATTGGAAACCTACAATCTTCGTCTCATGGAACGTCCGCAGATTATTGTTGCCAATAAGATGGACATGCCAGATGCGGAAGAGAATTTGAAAGAATTCAAGAAGAAGCTGGTAGCCAACTATGATGAGTTTGACGAACTGCCACAGATTTTCCCGATTTCCGGTATTGCTCATCAAGGATTGGAAAACTTGCTGGAGGCGACAGCAGAATTGCTTGAGAAAACGCCAGAATTCTTGCTGTATGAAGATTCTGATTTCCAAGAGGAAGAAGCTTACTATGGTTTCAATCCAGATGAACCTGAATTTGACATTAGCCGTGCGGATGATGCCAGCTGGATCTTGTCTGGCGACAAGCTAGAAAAACTCTTTACCATGACCAACTTTGACCGCGACGAATCTGTTATGAAATTCGCCCGTCAGTTGCGTGGAATGGGTGTTGATGAAGCCCTCCGTGCGCGCGGTGCCAAGGACGGTGACACTGTCCGCATCGGCAAATTTGAATTTGAATTTGTTGATTAA
- a CDS encoding DUF4044 domain-containing protein translates to MAFGEEKHKKTLFERFTLLIVIIMVVATIAGLIFPAINALMN, encoded by the coding sequence ATGGCTTTTGGAGAAGAAAAACACAAGAAAACTTTATTTGAACGCTTTACATTATTGATTGTTATTATTATGGTGGTTGCCACGATCGCTGGTTTAATTTTCCCTGCAATCAATGCATTGATGAACTAA
- a CDS encoding enoyl-CoA hydratase/isomerase family protein gives MKIIILRANGKIFSGGGDINKFNKLLETREPFDLNHTLNPGRLVMAIRNNPKPVIAVVQASAAGAGFGLAMACDYRIIGKKTKFVPAFNGIGLPGDNGLFYLLGKQIGPSKLFQYFTTNQIIRAEEAMDLGIITKSIDDEHLDKEALDFANFLLNTPLKVLSIQKDWLNRFFYPDLEAALELEAMQTHLSSKEQALFEAVGAFLRKEKPDFTRVN, from the coding sequence GTGAAAATCATCATCTTACGCGCAAATGGAAAAATTTTTTCCGGTGGAGGTGACATAAACAAATTTAATAAGCTACTTGAAACTCGGGAGCCGTTTGACTTGAATCACACTCTGAATCCTGGTCGACTAGTTATGGCAATCCGTAATAATCCTAAGCCAGTTATTGCTGTCGTACAAGCTTCAGCGGCTGGAGCAGGATTTGGGCTAGCGATGGCTTGTGACTACCGTATCATTGGAAAGAAAACCAAGTTTGTTCCAGCCTTTAATGGTATCGGTTTACCCGGAGATAATGGGCTATTTTATCTCTTGGGCAAACAAATAGGACCATCAAAACTATTTCAATATTTTACAACGAATCAGATTATCCGTGCAGAAGAAGCTATGGATTTAGGAATTATCACTAAATCTATAGATGATGAGCATTTGGATAAAGAAGCACTAGATTTTGCTAACTTCCTATTGAATACGCCTCTTAAAGTCCTTTCAATTCAAAAAGATTGGCTCAATCGATTCTTCTATCCTGATTTGGAAGCTGCTCTCGAATTAGAAGCTATGCAGACCCATTTGTCTTCTAAGGAACAGGCCCTGTTTGAAGCAGTAGGAGCCTTTTTACGCAAGGAAAAACCAGATTTTACAAGGGTCAATTAA
- a CDS encoding ABC transporter substrate-binding protein, with product MRFKKLILSSVAVLSAVTLAACSANGSDDQTTKVGIIQYAEHEALTGARKGFVEALAAAGYKEGENLTIDLQNSQGDQANLQTMVEQLAGKNDLNFAIATPAAQAMLNADSETPSVFTAVTDPVEAGLVESLDAPGGSMTGSIDATDVEGQIDMLLKVVPSAKTVGIFYNSSEVNSEVQAEQATKALEAKGVKVEVATVTTTNDVQQAITSLAGKVDAIYLPTDNTVASTASTIGEVLKEAKVPSIGSDAAYLEGVLFTYGVDYHAIGVQAGELAAKILDGEKPADLPVQKPQTAAIAINEEMAVAVGIDPETIKALEK from the coding sequence ATGAGATTTAAAAAGTTGATTCTTAGTTCAGTAGCAGTTTTATCTGCCGTGACTCTTGCTGCTTGTAGCGCAAATGGTTCAGATGACCAGACGACAAAAGTCGGCATTATTCAATACGCAGAGCATGAGGCTTTGACCGGTGCACGTAAGGGCTTTGTGGAGGCACTTGCTGCAGCGGGTTATAAGGAAGGTGAAAACCTGACCATTGACCTGCAAAATTCGCAAGGTGACCAAGCTAACTTGCAGACCATGGTCGAGCAATTGGCTGGGAAGAATGACCTCAACTTTGCTATTGCAACACCAGCGGCTCAGGCTATGTTGAATGCTGACAGTGAGACTCCGAGCGTCTTTACAGCTGTTACAGATCCTGTTGAGGCAGGTTTGGTTGAGTCGCTTGATGCACCCGGTGGAAGTATGACGGGTTCGATAGACGCGACGGATGTAGAAGGGCAGATTGATATGTTGCTCAAAGTCGTACCGTCAGCGAAAACAGTTGGTATTTTTTACAATTCAAGCGAAGTGAATTCAGAAGTACAGGCTGAGCAAGCTACGAAAGCTTTGGAGGCTAAGGGGGTTAAGGTTGAAGTCGCAACTGTTACGACAACAAATGATGTGCAACAGGCTATTACTTCATTAGCTGGTAAGGTCGATGCCATTTACCTGCCGACGGATAATACCGTAGCGTCAACTGCGTCAACTATTGGTGAGGTGCTCAAGGAGGCAAAAGTTCCGTCTATCGGAAGTGATGCTGCTTACTTGGAAGGGGTCCTCTTCACTTACGGTGTGGATTACCATGCAATCGGTGTTCAGGCAGGTGAATTGGCTGCCAAAATCTTGGATGGAGAAAAACCGGCTGATTTGCCTGTTCAAAAACCACAAACTGCAGCTATCGCTATCAACGAAGAAATGGCTGTAGCAGTAGGGATTGACCCAGAAACCATTAAAGCATTAGAAAAGTAA
- a CDS encoding permease — translation MNKSVIWELVKINILNSNPQLLAQVKKKQSKRKDASFSAYKSILWQQGFMVVGFAVLYTVFFLGIDYSRSVGFFSMQLGIFTVMAILYGFTGFFSVFYDSKDTKLYLALPVKASEVFVAKVLSAQGMVLPFLMPNLTLLGVTYYQIGGLTLLPLALLSFAILWLLVNVVNLIMVHFIGTILTKSPRKTLISTILTTGASLISVGAMMYIQSQQVRSFDTDGFVEFPTIPVFVGFHYLVSKTLSLATLLHFALPILVMLGLIYYATKTVIPNYFNQMLVIDTISSKKSRKKSGKLPSNLKQALVKHHLATLNDSNLLVQSFLQPIIMGVALFPSFSQFMDGNSFSQIGVDYFGIFLLAGAILGSMFAGATTFIGVAMSLEKENYHFIKTLPINFKQFTIQKFWVISAVQFLPPALLYLILAIALLKVNPILAFAFTIGNLVTAILVGQIFYWRDQRLLMLNWQNSNQLFGRGAGQWLIAGSIFATMILGTILFVIATILTNTIGPIYVSSGIFTLVLVLAASLQYYLYKVYWKKL, via the coding sequence ATGAACAAGTCTGTCATCTGGGAATTGGTGAAAATCAATATCCTCAACTCCAATCCGCAATTGCTGGCCCAGGTCAAGAAAAAGCAAAGCAAGCGCAAGGATGCCTCCTTTTCAGCCTACAAGAGTATCCTCTGGCAACAGGGATTTATGGTAGTGGGCTTTGCCGTCCTCTACACTGTCTTTTTCCTTGGAATTGACTATAGTCGCTCGGTTGGTTTCTTCTCTATGCAGCTGGGAATCTTTACGGTCATGGCTATCCTTTATGGATTTACAGGTTTTTTCTCCGTCTTCTATGACAGCAAGGACACCAAACTCTATCTGGCCCTACCTGTCAAAGCCAGTGAGGTTTTTGTAGCCAAGGTTCTGTCGGCTCAAGGAATGGTACTGCCCTTCCTCATGCCCAACCTGACTCTACTGGGTGTGACCTATTATCAAATCGGAGGACTGACCCTGCTGCCACTTGCCCTGCTTTCCTTTGCCATCCTCTGGCTCCTGGTCAATGTGGTCAACCTAATCATGGTACATTTTATTGGAACTATTCTGACAAAAAGTCCTCGTAAGACCTTGATTTCAACCATCTTGACAACTGGAGCGTCCCTGATTTCTGTTGGGGCCATGATGTACATCCAAAGCCAACAAGTACGGTCGTTTGATACAGATGGCTTTGTGGAATTTCCGACCATTCCGGTCTTTGTTGGTTTCCACTATCTAGTCAGCAAGACCTTGTCGCTGGCTACGCTCCTACATTTTGCTCTTCCAATCTTGGTCATGCTCGGTCTGATTTACTATGCGACCAAGACAGTTATTCCTAATTATTTCAATCAAATGCTGGTCATTGATACCATTTCCAGCAAGAAGAGCAGGAAAAAATCTGGCAAACTTCCTAGCAATCTCAAGCAGGCCCTGGTCAAACACCACCTGGCTACGCTTAACGACAGCAATCTCCTGGTTCAATCCTTCCTGCAGCCAATTATCATGGGTGTGGCCCTCTTTCCAAGTTTCTCACAATTTATGGATGGTAATTCCTTTAGTCAAATCGGAGTAGATTATTTCGGTATTTTTCTGCTGGCTGGAGCTATTCTGGGCAGTATGTTTGCAGGGGCTACAACCTTTATTGGGGTGGCCATGTCGCTGGAAAAGGAAAATTATCACTTTATCAAGACACTACCTATCAACTTTAAGCAGTTTACCATTCAGAAATTCTGGGTTATCTCGGCAGTCCAATTTCTGCCACCAGCCTTGCTCTATTTGATCCTGGCAATCGCATTGCTCAAGGTAAACCCAATTTTGGCCTTCGCCTTTACAATTGGTAACCTAGTAACAGCAATTTTAGTTGGACAGATTTTCTATTGGCGGGATCAGCGACTCCTCATGCTTAACTGGCAAAATTCTAATCAGCTCTTCGGTCGCGGCGCTGGCCAGTGGTTGATTGCAGGCTCAATTTTTGCAACCATGATTCTGGGGACCATTCTCTTTGTGATTGCAACAATCCTGACAAATACTATCGGTCCAATCTATGTTAGCTCAGGAATATTCACACTCGTTCTGGTCTTAGCTGCTAGCTTGCAGTATTACCTCTATAAGGTCTACTGGAAGAAATTATGA
- a CDS encoding acyl-CoA dehydrogenase family protein: protein MATKEERLKKLFPEDVLRISEDLSEGELTILENLYELLESKYRKDLNTHWSNCTVPEGFFEDMGTLEYKYSPLLYEGREGADTPSLIFQFFFAYTMARFDPSLATLNGVHSGLGFYSFLYGGDDAQKEKYIKKLANHELRTCFALTEPDHGSDVAWGLQTTARREGDKWIINGAKRWIGGANVADVIPVYARDVETGKPKAFIVRRDQPGVEVSVIQNKIALRIVPNCDITLTDVVVEESERLQKINSFKDIARILYTTRAGVSFMATGAIAGALEATLKYVNGRAQFGKKLSQFQLTQQKLAKMKSNLTTAMALCASIVRLQEKGDYNEVATSIGKLNNAEMLREAVALGRSACGGNGIVADYDIARFFADAEAIYTYEGTHEMNSLIVGRSLTGEAAFN, encoded by the coding sequence ATGGCAACTAAAGAAGAACGGTTAAAAAAACTATTTCCAGAAGATGTATTGCGCATCTCCGAAGATTTGAGTGAAGGTGAACTGACAATTTTGGAAAACCTTTATGAACTCTTGGAGTCTAAATACCGTAAGGATTTGAATACCCATTGGTCGAATTGTACAGTACCAGAAGGATTTTTCGAAGATATGGGAACACTGGAATACAAATATAGTCCACTATTGTATGAAGGCCGCGAGGGTGCAGATACTCCAAGTCTCATCTTCCAATTCTTCTTCGCCTATACGATGGCCCGTTTCGACCCATCCCTTGCAACGCTAAACGGTGTTCACTCAGGGCTTGGTTTCTACTCATTCCTTTACGGTGGAGACGATGCCCAAAAAGAAAAATATATTAAGAAATTGGCCAACCATGAACTGAGAACCTGTTTTGCCCTCACAGAGCCTGACCATGGTTCTGATGTTGCTTGGGGATTGCAAACAACTGCTCGTCGCGAGGGAGACAAGTGGATTATCAATGGCGCTAAACGCTGGATTGGTGGTGCTAATGTGGCAGATGTCATTCCAGTCTATGCGCGTGATGTTGAGACTGGTAAGCCAAAAGCCTTTATTGTTCGCAGAGACCAACCAGGTGTAGAAGTTTCTGTCATCCAAAATAAAATTGCCTTGCGCATTGTACCAAACTGCGATATTACTTTGACAGATGTTGTGGTGGAAGAGAGTGAACGTCTACAAAAAATCAATTCATTCAAAGATATCGCTCGTATTCTTTATACGACTAGAGCTGGAGTATCCTTCATGGCGACGGGTGCAATTGCGGGTGCCCTAGAAGCTACCTTGAAATATGTCAATGGTCGCGCGCAATTTGGCAAGAAGTTGTCTCAATTTCAATTGACTCAACAAAAGCTAGCTAAGATGAAATCCAACCTTACGACAGCAATGGCACTTTGTGCATCGATTGTTCGCCTGCAAGAAAAAGGTGATTATAATGAAGTGGCAACCTCTATCGGTAAATTGAATAATGCTGAAATGTTGCGCGAAGCTGTTGCACTTGGTCGTTCAGCTTGCGGTGGTAATGGTATTGTAGCTGATTACGATATTGCCCGCTTCTTTGCAGATGCTGAAGCAATCTATACTTATGAAGGTACGCATGAAATGAACTCTTTGATTGTCGGACGTTCACTGACAGGCGAAGCTGCCTTCAACTAA
- a CDS encoding ABC transporter ATP-binding protein yields MITFDHITKAYGDNLALDDLNLTIESGEIFGLIGHNGAGKTTTISLLTSIIEATEGHILVDNLTLAEHRDEIKKRIAYVPDSPDIFLNLTAFEYWHFLGKVYDVPKEDVDQRIGTLSTLFDMTARQHEPIDSFSHGMRQKTIIIGALIPNPDIWILDEPLTGLDPQASFDLKQMMKEHARGGNTVLFSTHVLSVAEQLCDRIGILRKGRLIFVGSLEELKSQYPDKDLETIYLELAGRQQEKVGEEA; encoded by the coding sequence ATGATTACATTCGACCACATTACCAAGGCTTACGGTGACAATCTTGCCTTGGATGACTTGAATTTGACCATTGAATCGGGTGAGATTTTTGGGCTGATTGGCCACAACGGTGCCGGAAAAACCACGACCATTAGCCTGCTGACCTCCATTATTGAGGCGACGGAAGGTCATATTTTGGTGGACAATCTCACTCTGGCTGAGCATCGGGATGAGATTAAAAAGCGGATTGCCTACGTTCCAGACTCGCCAGATATCTTCCTCAATCTGACAGCATTTGAATACTGGCACTTCCTCGGCAAGGTCTATGATGTGCCGAAGGAGGACGTAGACCAGCGCATCGGGACCCTGTCAACTCTTTTCGACATGACCGCCCGCCAGCACGAGCCTATCGATAGTTTCTCCCACGGTATGCGGCAGAAAACCATTATTATCGGCGCTCTGATACCCAATCCAGATATTTGGATTTTGGATGAGCCCTTGACTGGACTGGATCCGCAAGCCTCCTTTGACCTCAAGCAGATGATGAAGGAACATGCCAGAGGTGGCAATACGGTTCTCTTTTCAACGCACGTTTTGTCCGTTGCTGAGCAACTATGTGACCGCATTGGCATTCTGAGAAAGGGTCGTCTGATTTTCGTAGGTAGCCTGGAAGAATTAAAATCCCAGTATCCTGATAAGGACCTGGAAACTATCTACCTGGAATTGGCTGGCCGCCAGCAGGAAAAGGTAGGTGAGGAGGCATGA
- the uvrC gene encoding excinuclease ABC subunit UvrC, giving the protein MNDTIKHKLELLPDSPGCYLHKNKYGKIIYVGKAKNLRNRVRSYFRGAHDTKTEALVAEIADFEFIVTDSNIEALLLEINLIQENKPRYNIMLKDDKSYPFIKITKERHPRLIITRQIKKDGGQYFGPYPDVGAANQTLKLLDRLYPFRKCKLPENQFCLYYHLGQCLAHGDNMPSIADYDRMAKEVAQFLTGHDDKIVTDLQEKMKVAAGNLEFERAAEYRDLLQSIATLRTKQRVMAHDLQNRDVFGYYVDKGWMCVQVFFVRQGKLIERNVNLFPYYNDADEDFLTYIGQFYRDQQHLIPSEVLIPQDIDQEAVEALVDTKVIKPQRGEKKQLVNLATKNARVSLEQKFNLLEKNLEKTYGAIENIGQFLGIPTPVRIEAFDNSNIMGTSPVSAMVVFENGVPNKKEYRKYKIKTVEGPDDYASMQEVLRRRYSRVLREGLVPPDLIIIDGGQGQVNVAKQVIEQELGMSIPIAGLQKNDKHQTHELLFGNPLEVVELPRNSQEFFLLQRIQDEVHRFAIEFHRQVRSKNSFSSKLDGIEGLGPKRKQALMKHFKSIGNIQAANIQEIAEAGVPYKVAEKVKEKLNNEN; this is encoded by the coding sequence ATGAACGATACCATTAAACACAAGTTGGAGCTGCTTCCGGACAGTCCGGGTTGCTACCTCCACAAAAACAAGTACGGAAAGATTATCTATGTGGGCAAGGCCAAAAACCTGCGCAATCGGGTTCGGTCTTATTTTCGTGGTGCCCATGATACCAAGACAGAGGCTCTCGTAGCGGAAATTGCTGACTTCGAGTTCATCGTGACAGATTCCAATATCGAGGCCCTCTTGTTGGAAATTAATCTGATTCAGGAAAACAAGCCTCGCTATAACATCATGCTCAAGGACGACAAGTCCTATCCTTTTATCAAGATCACCAAGGAACGTCATCCAAGGCTGATCATTACTCGGCAGATTAAGAAGGATGGCGGTCAGTATTTTGGTCCCTATCCAGATGTGGGTGCGGCCAATCAGACCCTCAAGTTGTTGGATCGACTCTATCCATTTCGCAAGTGTAAATTACCTGAAAATCAGTTCTGTCTCTATTATCATTTGGGACAATGTTTGGCGCATGGCGACAATATGCCAAGTATTGCTGACTATGATAGGATGGCCAAGGAAGTAGCCCAGTTCTTGACAGGGCATGATGATAAGATTGTCACTGATTTGCAGGAAAAGATGAAGGTGGCGGCTGGCAATCTGGAATTCGAGCGGGCTGCGGAATACCGTGATCTCCTCCAATCCATTGCCACCTTGCGGACCAAGCAACGTGTGATGGCTCACGACTTGCAAAATCGAGATGTCTTTGGCTACTACGTAGACAAGGGTTGGATGTGTGTACAGGTTTTCTTTGTTCGGCAGGGGAAACTGATTGAGCGGAATGTCAATCTTTTTCCATACTATAATGATGCGGACGAAGATTTTTTGACCTACATCGGTCAGTTTTACAGGGACCAACAACATTTGATTCCCTCTGAAGTGTTGATACCGCAGGATATTGACCAAGAAGCCGTCGAAGCTCTGGTAGATACCAAGGTCATCAAGCCCCAGCGTGGGGAGAAGAAGCAGCTGGTGAATTTGGCGACGAAAAATGCGCGTGTCAGTCTGGAGCAGAAGTTTAATCTTTTGGAGAAAAATCTGGAGAAAACCTACGGTGCTATTGAGAACATTGGCCAGTTCTTGGGGATCCCGACGCCGGTTCGTATCGAGGCTTTTGATAACTCCAACATCATGGGAACCAGTCCTGTGTCGGCCATGGTGGTCTTTGAAAATGGGGTGCCTAATAAAAAGGAATACCGCAAGTACAAGATTAAGACGGTGGAGGGACCAGATGACTATGCCTCTATGCAGGAAGTCTTGCGCCGCCGTTATAGTCGCGTCCTCAGAGAAGGCTTGGTGCCACCCGATTTGATTATCATTGACGGTGGTCAGGGACAGGTCAATGTGGCCAAGCAGGTTATCGAGCAGGAGCTAGGCATGTCCATTCCCATTGCAGGTTTGCAGAAGAATGACAAGCACCAGACCCACGAATTGCTGTTTGGAAATCCGCTTGAAGTGGTGGAATTGCCCCGTAACTCGCAAGAATTTTTCCTCCTACAACGCATTCAGGACGAGGTACACCGCTTTGCCATTGAGTTTCACCGTCAGGTTCGTTCGAAAAATTCTTTCTCATCAAAATTGGATGGTATTGAGGGCTTAGGACCAAAGCGCAAGCAGGCTCTGATGAAACATTTCAAATCCATTGGCAATATCCAAGCAGCAAACATACAAGAAATCGCCGAAGCAGGTGTGCCTTATAAGGTAGCGGAGAAGGTCAAGGAGAAGTTGAACAATGAAAATTGA
- a CDS encoding enoyl-CoA hydratase-related protein codes for MSKPQLEYLLLEEKGNTAIVTINRPEAMNALSTEVWRELKATVDYLNNQEDIRAVILTGAGDKAFAAGADVKNLLVKKGKENLSSFARDFLLGMQNSRLVFIAAINGYAFGGGLELSMFCDIRIASTTALLGLPETNLGLLPGAGGTQKLVRLTNESIAKQVILGGRILSAEEGVASGLIMQVADPAELLTVAEKVAKRVTAKGPIAVMLAKRVINSANDVDIHSGLLFENLAFSVLLDTNDKVEGINAFLEKRKAEFKSE; via the coding sequence ATGTCTAAACCACAATTAGAATATTTACTATTGGAAGAAAAAGGCAATACAGCTATTGTGACTATCAATCGTCCAGAGGCTATGAATGCCTTGTCTACAGAAGTTTGGAGAGAGCTAAAAGCAACTGTAGATTATCTCAATAATCAAGAAGACATTCGTGCTGTCATCTTGACAGGGGCAGGGGATAAGGCCTTTGCAGCAGGTGCAGATGTAAAAAATCTCTTGGTTAAAAAAGGGAAGGAAAATCTTTCATCCTTTGCTCGCGACTTCTTATTGGGAATGCAAAATTCACGCCTAGTCTTCATTGCAGCCATCAATGGCTATGCCTTTGGTGGAGGTTTAGAATTGTCAATGTTCTGTGATATCCGCATTGCTTCTACAACTGCCTTGCTCGGTTTGCCAGAAACTAACTTGGGACTTTTACCAGGTGCTGGTGGTACACAAAAATTGGTGCGCTTGACCAATGAATCGATTGCAAAACAGGTTATTTTGGGAGGGCGAATTCTTTCAGCTGAAGAAGGTGTGGCAAGTGGATTGATTATGCAAGTAGCTGATCCTGCAGAATTATTGACTGTAGCTGAAAAAGTAGCAAAACGGGTAACGGCTAAGGGACCAATTGCGGTTATGCTGGCTAAACGTGTCATCAACTCCGCAAATGATGTGGATATTCATTCAGGCTTGTTATTTGAAAATTTAGCTTTCTCTGTCCTACTTGATACCAATGATAAGGTTGAAGGTATCAATGCCTTTCTTGAAAAACGTAAAGCAGAATTTAAATCAGAATAA